In the Pseudomonas sp. ADAK2 genome, one interval contains:
- a CDS encoding Hpt domain-containing protein: MADTHLDRDVLSALREVMEDEYPTLLDTFIADSEERLLVLRKAEDAAQLMNAAHSFKGSSSNMGAVRLAELCNELEQRAKDKHLAGIEKLVGEIDGEFAIVRPLYEAERQRSLAE; encoded by the coding sequence GTGGCTGACACACATCTGGATCGCGACGTGCTAAGTGCGTTGCGGGAGGTCATGGAGGATGAGTATCCGACATTACTGGATACCTTCATCGCTGACTCCGAAGAGCGTTTACTCGTTCTGCGCAAGGCCGAGGATGCCGCGCAGCTCATGAATGCGGCCCATAGTTTCAAAGGCAGCAGCAGCAACATGGGCGCCGTTCGCCTGGCTGAACTGTGCAATGAGCTGGAGCAGCGAGCCAAGGACAAACACCTCGCCGGCATCGAAAAACTGGTCGGGGAAATTGACGGCGAATTCGCCATCGTCCGCCCGCTCTATGAAGCAGAACGTCAACGTTCTTTAGCGGAGTAA
- a CDS encoding fused response regulator/phosphatase, whose translation MQSVFEPLTILIAEDSAADRMLLSSIVRRQGHQVLTASNGAEAVEAFREQRPQLVLMDAMMPVMDGFEAARQIKALAGETLVPIIFLTSLTESEALARCLEAGGDDFLAKPYNQVILAAKIKAMDRLRRLQATVLKQRDQIARHHEYLLNEQRVAKAVFDKVAHSGCLNAPNIRYLQSPYALFNGDLLLAAFTPAGDMHVLLGDFTGHGLPAAVGAMPLAEVFYGMTAKGYGLSETLREMNAKLKRILPVDMFCCATLLCLSFQRRSVEVWNGGMPDGYLHSNATGERTPLRARHLPLGVLSPTTFNDRTEVFPMAVDDRVFLLSDGVIDTCDANEQLFGVERLEQVFASNRRPDALFAEIEQALRDFRGEARDDVSMVEVRLLESAQLSPPALVYSDSGQSCPLDWSVSFEFRAATLKRFNPLPYLLQLLLEVHGLRAQSGALYSVLAELYSNALEHGVLGLDSSLKRDASGFARYYQERNTRLDQLQDGYVRLHLAVTPTGEGGCLSIRVDDSGKGFDVAKVMERPVDGVRLSGRGVGLIRQLSRKATWSDDGRSAHVEFYWEALA comes from the coding sequence ATGCAGTCCGTGTTCGAACCGCTGACGATCCTGATCGCTGAAGACAGCGCGGCCGATCGCATGCTGCTGTCGAGTATCGTCCGGCGTCAGGGGCATCAAGTGCTGACCGCCAGCAACGGCGCCGAAGCGGTGGAAGCGTTCCGTGAACAGAGGCCGCAACTGGTATTGATGGACGCCATGATGCCGGTGATGGACGGTTTCGAGGCGGCGCGGCAGATCAAGGCGCTGGCGGGGGAAACCCTGGTGCCGATTATCTTCCTGACCTCGCTGACCGAGAGCGAAGCCCTGGCCCGTTGCCTGGAGGCCGGGGGCGACGATTTTCTGGCGAAGCCCTACAACCAGGTGATCCTCGCCGCCAAAATCAAGGCGATGGATCGTTTACGGCGTTTGCAGGCCACCGTGCTTAAGCAGCGTGACCAGATTGCCCGGCACCACGAGTATTTGCTCAACGAGCAGCGGGTGGCCAAGGCTGTGTTCGACAAGGTGGCCCACTCCGGTTGCCTGAATGCACCGAATATCCGTTACCTGCAATCACCTTACGCGTTGTTCAACGGCGATCTGCTGCTGGCCGCGTTTACCCCGGCCGGCGACATGCACGTGCTGCTCGGCGATTTCACCGGGCATGGCTTGCCGGCCGCCGTCGGCGCCATGCCGCTGGCGGAAGTGTTCTACGGCATGACCGCCAAGGGCTACGGTTTGTCCGAAACCCTGCGGGAGATGAATGCCAAGCTCAAGCGCATCCTGCCCGTGGACATGTTCTGCTGTGCGACCCTGTTGTGCCTGAGCTTTCAGCGTCGTTCGGTAGAAGTCTGGAACGGCGGGATGCCGGACGGTTACCTGCACAGCAATGCCACGGGTGAGCGCACGCCGCTGCGGGCGCGGCACTTGCCACTGGGAGTATTGAGCCCGACAACCTTTAACGATCGCACGGAAGTATTTCCGATGGCGGTCGATGATCGGGTGTTCCTGTTGTCCGACGGGGTGATCGACACGTGCGATGCCAATGAACAATTGTTTGGCGTGGAGCGCCTGGAGCAAGTGTTTGCCAGCAATCGCCGGCCGGATGCGTTGTTTGCGGAAATCGAACAGGCTCTGCGCGATTTCCGTGGCGAAGCCCGGGACGATGTGAGCATGGTCGAGGTCCGCCTACTGGAGTCGGCGCAACTGAGCCCGCCGGCACTGGTGTATTCCGACAGCGGTCAGTCCTGTCCGCTGGACTGGTCGGTGAGCTTCGAGTTTCGCGCCGCCACCCTCAAACGCTTCAACCCGTTGCCCTATTTGCTGCAATTGCTGCTTGAAGTCCATGGCCTGCGGGCGCAAAGCGGCGCGTTATATAGTGTGCTGGCCGAGCTGTATTCCAATGCTCTGGAGCATGGCGTGTTGGGTCTGGACTCCAGCCTCAAGCGCGATGCCTCGGGGTTTGCGCGCTATTATCAAGAGCGCAATACTCGCCTGGACCAATTGCAGGATGGCTATGTGCGCTTGCATCTGGCGGTGACGCCAACGGGCGAAGGCGGGTGCCTGTCGATTCGGGTCGACGACAGCGGCAAAGGCTTTGATGTAGCGAAGGTGATGGAGCGGCCGGTGGATGGCGTCCGTCTGTCGGGGCGCGGCGTCGGCCTGATCCGCCAGTTGAGCCGCAAGGCGACCTGGTCCGACGATGGTCGCAGTGCACACGTGGAGTTTTATTGGGAGGCTCTGGCATAA
- a CDS encoding STAS domain-containing protein: MSVVTEVSQDGQKLTISIKGRFDFAKHQEFRESYENLEPKPESFEVDLKDATYLDSSALGMLLLLRDHAGGENAEIKLTHANADVRKILAISNFEQIFDVA, from the coding sequence ATGTCAGTCGTTACAGAAGTCTCCCAAGATGGGCAAAAGCTGACGATTTCGATCAAGGGACGATTCGATTTTGCCAAGCATCAGGAATTTCGCGAGTCCTACGAAAATCTCGAGCCAAAACCCGAGTCCTTTGAAGTTGACCTGAAGGACGCCACCTACCTCGACAGCTCGGCGCTCGGCATGTTGTTGCTGTTGCGCGATCACGCCGGTGGCGAGAATGCCGAGATCAAGCTCACCCACGCCAACGCCGATGTGCGCAAGATTCTCGCCATCTCCAACTTTGAACAAATCTTCGACGTGGCGTGA
- the fliJ gene encoding flagellar export protein FliJ produces MAQTRAGRLAPVVEMAEKAEKTAVQRLGHFQGQVRLAQSKLDDLEAFRLDYQEQWIVRGSSGVSGQWLLGYQGFLAQLGTAIDQQRQSLVWHQNNLNKARDAWQQAFARVEGLRKLVQRYMDEARKLEDRREQKLLDELSQRLPRQDPY; encoded by the coding sequence ATGGCCCAGACTCGTGCAGGACGCCTGGCACCCGTGGTCGAGATGGCCGAAAAGGCCGAGAAGACTGCGGTCCAGCGTCTGGGGCATTTCCAGGGCCAGGTGCGTCTGGCGCAGAGCAAACTCGATGACCTTGAGGCCTTCCGCCTCGATTACCAGGAACAATGGATCGTGCGCGGCAGCAGTGGCGTGTCCGGCCAATGGTTGCTGGGTTATCAGGGGTTTCTGGCGCAACTGGGCACGGCCATTGATCAGCAGCGACAGAGCCTGGTCTGGCACCAGAACAATCTGAACAAGGCGCGTGATGCCTGGCAGCAGGCGTTTGCCCGGGTCGAAGGTTTGCGCAAACTGGTCCAGCGCTACATGGACGAGGCGCGCAAGCTCGAAGACCGGCGTGAGCAGAAGTTGCTGGATGAGTTGTCCCAGCGGTTGCCGCGCCAGGATCCGTATTAA
- the fliI gene encoding flagellar protein export ATPase FliI, producing MRLDRTSFAKRLGSYAEATELEGAPILEGRLLRMVGLTLEAEGLRAAMGSRCMVINDDSYHPVQVEAEVMGFSGSKVFLMPVGSVAGIAPGARVVPMADTGRLPMGMSMLGRVLDGAGRALDGKGGMKAEDWVPMDGPTINPLKRHPISEPLDVGIRSINGLLTVGRGQRLGLFAGTGVGKSVLLGMMTRFTEADIIVVGLIGERGREVKEFIEHILGEEGLKRSVVVASPADDAPLMRLRAAMYCTRIAEYFRDKGKNVLLLMDSLTRFAQAQREIALAIGEPPATKGYPPSVFAKLPKLVERAGNAEKGGGSITAFYTVLSEGDDQQDPIADAARGVLDGHIVLSRRLAEEGHYPAIDIEASISRVMPSVVTPEHMMRAQYFKQLWSRYQQSRDLISVGAYVAGGDRETDLAISLQPQLVRYLRQGLNDKISLGESESYLGTIFAPAAGG from the coding sequence GCCTTGATCGCACCAGTTTCGCCAAGCGCCTGGGCAGCTACGCCGAGGCCACGGAACTGGAAGGCGCGCCGATCCTTGAAGGTCGCCTGCTGCGCATGGTCGGCCTGACCCTCGAAGCCGAGGGCTTGCGCGCCGCCATGGGCAGCCGCTGCATGGTGATCAACGACGACAGCTATCACCCGGTGCAGGTCGAAGCCGAAGTCATGGGCTTCTCCGGCAGCAAAGTCTTTTTGATGCCGGTCGGCAGTGTCGCCGGCATTGCCCCCGGCGCACGCGTGGTGCCGATGGCCGATACCGGGCGCTTGCCGATGGGCATGAGCATGCTCGGCCGGGTGCTTGACGGTGCCGGTCGCGCACTCGACGGCAAGGGCGGGATGAAAGCCGAAGACTGGGTGCCGATGGACGGCCCGACCATCAACCCGCTCAAGCGCCACCCGATCAGCGAGCCGCTGGACGTCGGGATTCGCAGCATCAACGGTTTGTTGACGGTCGGTCGCGGTCAGCGTCTCGGCCTGTTCGCCGGTACCGGCGTCGGTAAATCCGTACTGCTGGGCATGATGACGCGCTTTACCGAAGCCGACATTATCGTGGTTGGGCTGATCGGTGAGCGGGGGCGAGAAGTTAAGGAATTCATCGAGCACATTCTCGGTGAAGAAGGCCTCAAGCGTTCAGTGGTCGTGGCCTCGCCGGCGGACGATGCGCCGCTGATGCGTTTGCGCGCGGCGATGTATTGCACGCGTATCGCCGAGTATTTCCGCGACAAGGGCAAGAATGTCCTGTTGCTCATGGATTCGCTGACCCGTTTCGCCCAGGCCCAGCGGGAAATCGCCTTGGCTATCGGCGAACCGCCCGCGACCAAGGGTTATCCGCCGTCCGTATTCGCCAAGTTGCCGAAACTGGTGGAGCGGGCCGGTAACGCCGAGAAGGGCGGCGGCTCGATCACTGCGTTCTACACCGTGTTGTCCGAAGGCGATGACCAGCAGGACCCGATCGCCGACGCCGCGCGAGGCGTGCTCGACGGGCACATCGTGCTGTCCCGGCGCCTGGCCGAGGAAGGGCATTACCCGGCCATCGATATCGAAGCGTCGATCAGCCGGGTCATGCCGTCGGTGGTCACGCCGGAACACATGATGCGCGCCCAGTACTTCAAGCAATTGTGGTCGCGTTATCAGCAGAGTCGGGACTTGATCAGCGTCGGCGCCTATGTGGCCGGTGGCGATCGGGAAACCGACCTGGCGATTTCCCTGCAACCGCAGTTGGTCAGGTACCTGCGTCAGGGCCTGAACGACAAAATCAGCCTGGGCGAAAGCGAATCCTACCTCGGCACGATCTTCGCCCCCGCGGCCGGCGGCTAA